In one window of Oncorhynchus keta strain PuntledgeMale-10-30-2019 unplaced genomic scaffold, Oket_V2 Un_contig_1690_pilon_pilon, whole genome shotgun sequence DNA:
- the LOC118375761 gene encoding D-aminoacyl-tRNA deacylase 1-like, which produces MKAIIQRVTTASVSVGEVPISSIGRGLCVLLGISMEDTQKDVDYMVRKILNLRLFDDENGRAWSKSVMDKEYEVLCVSQFTLQCILKGNKPDFHAAMPAELSQPFYNNILEHLRSTYKPEMIKDGQFGAYMQVHIQNDGPVTIELVSPSAPMDPKQLAKQEKQQQRKEKPRSKGPSESGRERASPRPRAQDPNASSGADGDVSSERET; this is translated from the exons TGGGGGAGGTGCCCATCAGCTCAATAGGCAGAGGACTGTGTGTGTTGCTGGGTATATCCATGGAGGACACACAGAAGGATGTGGACTACAT GGTTCGTAAGATCCTCAACCTGCGTCTGTTTGACGATGAGAACGGCCGGGCGTGGAGCAAAAGCGTCATGGACAAGGAATATGAAGTCCTGTGTGTCAGTCAGTTCACTCTGCAGTGCATACTAAAGGGTAACAAGCCAGACTTCCATGCTGCCATGCCTGCAGAGCTGTCCCAGCCCTTCTATAATAACATCCTGGAACACCTGAGGAGCACCTACAAGCCGGAGATGATCAAAG ATGGGCAGTTTGGGGCCTACATGCAGGTTCACATTCAGAATGACGGACCAGTCACCATCGAACTGGTGTCTCCTTCTGCTCCCATGGACCCCAAACAG CTCGCTAAACAGGAGAAACAGCAGCAGAGGAAAGAGAAACCGCGCTCGAAAGGACCCTCTGAGTCGGGCAGGGAGAGGGCCTCCCCGCGCCCCAGAGCCCAGGACCCTAACGCCAGCAGTGGAGCAGACGGAGACGTGTCGTCAGAGAGGGAGACCTAG